A window from Clostridium omnivorum encodes these proteins:
- a CDS encoding terminase large subunit — MIKYPKDYNPILEYWQLIESGQEIVSQKIYKTFKKIVYDLNNNQSEYYYSHTRANHFIEFCENYCRHSKGKMAGKLVKLELWEKAIGAAIFGFIDIEGNRKYRESMIIVGKKNGKSLIASCIGLYLQVGDGEGGPEIYAVATKRDQAKIIWGEAKRMVKKSPALLKRIKPLVAELNSENFNDGVFKPLASDSDTLDGLNVHGALMDEIHQWKNGKALYDIIADGITAREQPLIFITSTAGTVREDIYDIKYDEAERVINGYFDDNGYKDEHFIAFIYELDSRKEWTDPLCWKKANPGLGTIKNEKTLADKVAKAQANPLLVKNLLTKEFNIRETSSEAWLTFEELNNPATYDLSILNPKYGIGGADLSSTTDLTCSSVVFMVPGDNTIYVMQMYFLPEVLLEMRVREDKIPYDIWRDLGWLRTVEGNKVHYKHVTEWFLEIQNEYGIYLPWTGYDSWSAQYWVEEMKTYFGAESMEAVIQGKKTLSGPMKNMGADLAAKKINYNNNPVLKWCLSNTAIETDKNLNIQPCKTNNQRRRIDGTASLLDAYVCLERHIEDYLNMI, encoded by the coding sequence ATGATTAAATATCCTAAAGACTATAATCCTATTCTTGAATACTGGCAACTAATAGAAAGTGGACAAGAAATAGTTAGTCAAAAGATTTATAAGACTTTTAAAAAAATAGTTTATGATTTAAATAATAATCAGAGTGAATATTATTATAGTCATACAAGGGCAAATCATTTTATTGAGTTTTGTGAAAATTATTGTAGACATTCAAAAGGTAAAATGGCTGGTAAACTTGTTAAACTTGAATTATGGGAAAAAGCAATAGGAGCTGCTATATTTGGATTTATTGATATTGAAGGTAATCGTAAATATAGAGAATCCATGATAATTGTTGGTAAAAAAAATGGTAAGTCTTTAATTGCTTCATGTATTGGTTTATATCTTCAAGTTGGTGATGGTGAAGGGGGACCTGAAATATATGCAGTAGCTACTAAAAGAGACCAAGCAAAAATCATATGGGGTGAAGCTAAAAGAATGGTAAAAAAATCACCAGCTTTACTTAAAAGAATAAAACCATTAGTTGCAGAGTTAAATAGTGAAAATTTTAATGATGGAGTATTTAAACCACTAGCTAGCGATAGTGATACGCTTGATGGTTTAAATGTTCATGGAGCTCTAATGGATGAAATTCATCAATGGAAAAATGGTAAAGCTTTATATGATATCATTGCTGATGGTATAACAGCAAGAGAACAGCCACTTATTTTTATTACATCTACTGCAGGAACAGTAAGAGAAGATATTTATGACATTAAATATGATGAGGCTGAAAGAGTTATAAATGGATATTTTGATGATAATGGCTATAAAGATGAACACTTTATAGCTTTTATTTATGAACTTGATAGTAGAAAAGAATGGACAGATCCTTTATGTTGGAAAAAAGCTAATCCAGGACTAGGAACAATTAAAAATGAAAAAACATTAGCTGATAAAGTTGCAAAGGCTCAAGCTAATCCTTTATTAGTAAAGAATTTACTTACTAAAGAATTTAACATCAGAGAAACTTCTAGCGAAGCATGGCTTACTTTTGAAGAATTAAATAATCCAGCTACTTATGATTTATCAATATTAAATCCTAAGTATGGAATTGGTGGAGCAGACTTATCAAGTACAACTGATTTAACGTGTAGTTCAGTTGTATTCATGGTACCAGGTGACAATACAATTTATGTAATGCAAATGTATTTCTTACCAGAGGTACTTTTGGAAATGCGTGTAAGAGAAGATAAAATTCCCTACGATATTTGGAGAGACTTAGGATGGCTTAGAACTGTTGAAGGAAATAAAGTTCATTATAAGCATGTAACTGAATGGTTTTTAGAAATTCAAAATGAGTATGGTATATATTTACCATGGACTGGCTATGATTCATGGTCAGCACAATATTGGGTTGAGGAAATGAAAACTTATTTTGGTGCTGAAAGTATGGAAGCAGTTATACAAGGTAAAAAAACTCTTTCTGGACCTATGAAAAACATGGGAGCAGATTTAGCAGCTAAAAAAATTAATTATAATAATAATCCAGTACTTAAATGGTGTCTTTCAAATACTGCTATAGAAACAGATAAAAATCTTAATATACAACCATGTAAAACGAATAATCAAAGAAGACGTATAGATGGAACCGCAAGTTTACTTGATGCCTATGTATGCTTAGAAAGGCACATAGAAGATTATCTTAATATGATTTAG
- a CDS encoding phage portal protein, whose protein sequence is MGILNKFFNKNPATTRVELITSNGNGFYSWNGSLYKSDIIRACIRPKAKAVGKLVAKHVRETINTDSSTSLKINPDVYMRFLLEEPNPFMTGQMLQEKVTTQLQLNNNAFIYINRDENGYANELYPIPCVSVEAIYNQSGELFLKCTLRNGKMVTFPYADVIHLRQDYNENDIFGESPRETLLPLMDIVITTDQGIVKAIKNSMIIKWLMKFKSVLRPEDRDMEVSKFVDNFLSIEKGKGVAATDPKYDLEQVEDKPYVPNAAQMDRTVLRLYSFFGTNEKIVQSKYTEDEWNSYYEAEIEPLALQLSGEYTRKLFNRRERGFGNSIIFEASNLQYASMSTKLNLLQMVDRGALTPNEWRKLLGGLAPLEGGDKPVRRLDTAVVGGGENK, encoded by the coding sequence TTGGGAATATTAAATAAGTTCTTCAATAAAAATCCAGCTACTACAAGAGTTGAATTAATAACTAGTAATGGCAATGGATTTTATAGTTGGAATGGTAGCTTATATAAATCTGACATTATAAGAGCATGTATAAGACCAAAAGCTAAGGCAGTTGGAAAACTAGTTGCTAAACATGTAAGAGAAACGATTAATACTGATAGTTCAACAAGTTTAAAAATTAATCCTGATGTATATATGAGATTTCTTTTAGAAGAACCAAATCCTTTTATGACTGGTCAAATGCTTCAGGAAAAAGTTACTACTCAATTGCAGCTTAATAATAATGCTTTTATTTATATTAACCGTGATGAAAATGGGTATGCAAATGAATTATACCCTATACCATGTGTTAGCGTTGAAGCTATTTATAATCAATCAGGAGAATTATTTTTAAAATGTACTTTAAGAAATGGAAAGATGGTTACATTTCCTTATGCAGATGTAATTCATTTGAGACAAGATTATAATGAAAATGATATTTTTGGTGAAAGTCCAAGAGAAACATTATTACCACTTATGGATATAGTTATTACAACTGACCAAGGTATTGTCAAAGCAATTAAAAACTCAATGATTATAAAATGGTTGATGAAATTTAAAAGTGTATTAAGACCAGAAGATAGAGATATGGAAGTTAGCAAGTTTGTAGATAACTTTCTTAGTATTGAAAAAGGTAAGGGTGTAGCAGCTACAGATCCAAAATATGATTTAGAGCAAGTAGAAGATAAGCCTTATGTTCCTAATGCCGCACAAATGGATAGGACTGTATTAAGGCTTTATTCATTTTTTGGTACAAATGAAAAAATAGTTCAATCAAAATATACAGAAGATGAATGGAATTCATATTACGAAGCTGAAATTGAACCTTTAGCACTTCAATTAAGCGGTGAATATACTAGAAAACTTTTTAATAGGAGGGAAAGAGGATTCGGAAATTCAATAATTTTTGAAGCTAGTAATCTTCAATATGCTAGTATGTCAACTAAATTGAATTTATTGCAAATGGTTGATAGAGGAGCTTTAACTCCTAATGAATGGAGAAAACTTCTTGGAGGATTAGCACCGCTTGAAGGTGGAGATAAACCAGTAAGAAGATTAGATACTGCTGTTGTGGGGGGAGGTGAAAATAAGTAA
- a CDS encoding head maturation protease, ClpP-related has protein sequence MAKINIKGPIISSAQQWIYDWFGIEATSPAKVNKVLDSIIENEDLEIEINSCGGDISAGSEIYTAIRAYGKGNKKANIVGSAYSAGSVIAMACECYMSPTAMMMIHQVSCSTQGNSDDMDKMSQVLKVADQTIANAYIAKCGMSMKDALKMMSEETWLTAQQALDRGLIDGIMFENSNRNMQLNNSFGGLIPQEVIEKMQNQRLNNLSKEKLQNKLYFLKLKGGI, from the coding sequence ATGGCAAAAATAAACATTAAGGGACCTATTATATCAAGTGCTCAGCAATGGATTTATGATTGGTTTGGAATCGAAGCTACTTCGCCAGCAAAAGTTAATAAAGTATTAGATTCGATAATTGAAAATGAAGATTTAGAAATAGAGATTAATTCTTGTGGAGGTGATATTTCTGCAGGAAGTGAAATTTATACTGCTATTAGAGCTTATGGCAAAGGAAATAAGAAAGCTAATATAGTTGGTAGTGCTTACTCAGCTGGTTCAGTTATAGCAATGGCTTGTGAGTGCTATATGTCACCTACAGCAATGATGATGATTCATCAAGTAAGCTGCAGTACACAAGGAAATAGTGATGATATGGATAAAATGTCACAAGTATTAAAAGTAGCAGACCAAACTATTGCAAATGCTTATATTGCTAAATGTGGTATGAGCATGAAAGATGCATTAAAGATGATGTCAGAAGAAACCTGGCTAACTGCTCAACAAGCATTAGATAGAGGGCTAATAGATGGCATCATGTTTGAAAATTCAAATAGAAATATGCAACTTAACAATTCTTTTGGTGGATTAATACCACAAGAAGTTATAGAAAAAATGCAAAATCAAAGATTAAATAACTTGAGTAAAGAAAAATTACAAAATAAATTATATTTTTTAAAATTGAAAGGTGGAATATAA
- a CDS encoding phage major capsid protein produces MKFKNKQDYMEQRTMLMNKIQGMMDTATSEEIQAKMQEVEAMDNEWTEQAKEIANKAALEDKFKALNLENKGVNVIGTVLDSTNSSANDDMYASIEYRKAFMNNVLKGIAIPNQFLNVDANTTTSEVGSVIPTTVLEKIVEKLESTGMILPLVTKTSYKGGVSIPTSSVKPVATWTTEGSTSDKQEKTTGVITFNYFKLRCAVSVSFETSIVTLGVFETTIINNIAEAMTKALEQAIINGNGTTQPKGILTETVVSGQNVDLTEGAAPTYSDLVAAEAALPLAYESDAVWFMTKKTFMTFVGMVDSNKQPIARVNYGINGKPERILLGRTVVLNDYMSNYATSVTADTIIAFLFNPKDYVLNTNYNITMKKYEDNDTDDQITKAIMLVDGKVVDKNSLVTMTIKNAA; encoded by the coding sequence ATGAAATTTAAAAACAAACAAGATTATATGGAACAAAGAACAATGCTTATGAACAAAATTCAAGGAATGATGGATACAGCAACTTCAGAAGAAATACAAGCTAAAATGCAAGAAGTTGAAGCTATGGATAATGAATGGACAGAACAAGCAAAAGAAATAGCAAACAAAGCAGCTTTAGAGGATAAATTTAAAGCACTTAACCTAGAAAATAAAGGTGTAAATGTAATTGGGACTGTTTTAGATTCAACAAATTCATCAGCAAATGATGATATGTACGCTTCAATAGAATACAGAAAAGCATTTATGAACAATGTACTTAAAGGTATAGCAATTCCTAATCAATTTTTAAATGTAGATGCAAATACAACTACAAGTGAAGTTGGTTCAGTAATTCCTACCACAGTATTAGAAAAAATTGTTGAAAAACTAGAATCAACTGGAATGATCCTTCCTTTGGTAACTAAAACTTCTTATAAAGGTGGTGTATCAATTCCTACTTCATCAGTTAAACCAGTTGCTACTTGGACAACTGAAGGCTCTACTTCAGATAAACAGGAAAAGACTACAGGAGTTATTACTTTCAACTACTTTAAGTTAAGATGTGCTGTATCAGTATCATTTGAAACTAGTATTGTTACTTTAGGAGTTTTTGAAACAACTATAATTAATAATATAGCTGAAGCTATGACAAAAGCACTTGAACAAGCAATTATAAATGGTAATGGAACAACTCAACCTAAGGGAATTTTAACTGAAACTGTTGTATCTGGTCAGAATGTAGATCTTACAGAAGGAGCAGCACCAACGTATTCAGATTTAGTTGCAGCTGAAGCAGCGCTTCCACTAGCATATGAATCAGATGCAGTTTGGTTTATGACTAAAAAAACATTTATGACATTCGTTGGCATGGTTGACAGTAATAAACAGCCAATAGCACGAGTTAATTATGGTATAAATGGAAAACCTGAAAGAATATTATTAGGTAGAACAGTAGTTTTGAATGACTATATGTCAAACTATGCTACATCAGTTACTGCTGATACCATAATAGCATTTTTATTCAATCCTAAAGACTATGTTCTTAATACAAATTATAATATAACTATGAAAAAGTATGAGGACAATGATACAGATGACCAGATAACAAAGGCTATAATGCTTGTTGATGGAAAAGTTGTAGATAAAAATTCACTTGTTACTATGACAATTAAAAATGCAGCATAA
- a CDS encoding head-tail connector protein — MLLDDVKLAIRVSNSVYNDEIQDLIDEAKADMKLVGILDTKIVDTDPLIKRAITTYCKANFGLNNPDSEKLQASYEAIRNHLSMSIEYNGGDVVVV, encoded by the coding sequence ATGCTATTAGATGATGTAAAGTTAGCAATAAGAGTAAGTAATTCTGTTTATAATGATGAAATACAAGACTTAATTGACGAAGCTAAAGCAGATATGAAGTTAGTAGGTATTTTAGATACCAAAATTGTTGACACTGATCCATTAATAAAAAGAGCTATAACGACTTACTGCAAAGCTAACTTTGGATTAAATAATCCGGATAGTGAAAAGCTACAAGCAAGCTATGAAGCTATTAGAAACCATTTATCAATGAGTATTGAGTATAATGGTGGTGATGTAGTTGTTGTTTAA
- a CDS encoding phage head closure protein, translating into MLFKEVINLISLTDGENVIGDAIKVPNKGPIVFADKQSIRQSEFYQAAAVGLKPEFTFIIRTCEYNQEPMLEYNSKTYNIIRTYEKDNELIELICQGVVNNAAT; encoded by the coding sequence TTGTTGTTTAAAGAAGTAATAAACTTAATTAGTTTAACAGATGGTGAGAATGTTATAGGAGATGCAATTAAGGTACCTAATAAAGGTCCTATCGTATTTGCTGATAAACAAAGCATTAGGCAGAGTGAATTTTATCAAGCTGCAGCGGTAGGTCTAAAGCCAGAATTCACTTTTATTATTAGAACTTGTGAATATAATCAAGAACCTATGCTTGAATATAATTCTAAGACTTATAATATTATAAGGACCTATGAAAAAGACAATGAATTAATAGAACTCATATGTCAAGGGGTGGTAAATAATGCCGCTACCTAA